A stretch of Lathyrus oleraceus cultivar Zhongwan6 chromosome 6, CAAS_Psat_ZW6_1.0, whole genome shotgun sequence DNA encodes these proteins:
- the LOC127091256 gene encoding cysteine-rich receptor-like protein kinase 10 isoform X3 translates to MKHFHPQSLAQGILRSNGAWKLIILVAKGEKRLFILTIIIIIINFKREVKEEEYQDDKIEIFEPLQFNFNTISNATNDFFVSNKLGEGGFGVVYKGRLSSGQEIAAKRLSRDSGQGDSEFKNEVLLVAKLQHRNLVRLLGFCLEGRERVLVYEFVHNKSLDSFIFDQAKRAQLYWEIRYKIILGIARGILYLHEDSRLRIIHRDLKASNILLDEEMNPKIADFGMARLFGEDQTQENTNKIVGTYGYMAPEYAMHGQFSVKSDVFSFGILILEIVSGIKNSGIRDGENIEYLSSFAWRNWKEGVATNIIDPTLNNDSRNEIMRCIHIGLLCVQENVASRPTMASVVVMLNSHSITLPIPLEPAFHMDVRNFQDIKSWGHSSIQESVNETSITELYPR, encoded by the exons ATGAAGCATTTTCACCCTCAAAGCTTAGCCCAAGGGATATTAAGATCAAATGGAGCATGGAAATTGATAATACTTGTGGCGAAAGGAGAAAAGAGGCTTTTCATtctcaccatcatcatcatcatcatcaatttTAAGAGAG AAGTCAAAGAAGAAGAATATCAAGACGACAAAATTGAAATATTTGAGCCACTACAATTCAACTTCAACACTATATCAAATGCTACAAATGACTTCTTTGTTTCCAATAAACTTGGAGAAGGAGGATTCGGGGTCGTTTACAAA GGAAGGCTTTCCAGTGGACAAGAAATTGCAGCCAAAAGGTTGTCAAGGGATTCTGGACAAGGCGATTCCGAATTTAAAAATGAGGTGCTTTTAGTGGCTAAGCTTCAACACCGTAATTTAGTTAGACTACTCGGATTCTGTCTCGAAGGAAGAGAAAGAGTACTTGTGTATGAGTTTGTACATAATAAAAGTCTCGACTCTTTCATTTTTG ATCAAGCTAAGAGAGCACAATTATATTGGGAAATACGCTACAAAATCATTTTAGGTATTGCTCGAGGAATTCTTTATCTCCATGAAGATTCCCGACTACGTATTATTCATCGTGATCTCAAAGCAAGTAACATTCTCTTAGATGAAGAAATGAATCCAAAGATAGCTGATTTTGGAATGGCGAGACTATTTGGCGAGGACCAAACAcaggaaaacacaaacaaaattGTGGGAACCTA TGGATATATGGCTCCTGAATATGCAATGCATGGACAATTTTCAGTAAAATCAGATGTGTTCAGTTTTGGTATATTGATTCTGGAAATTGTAAGTGGTATAAAAAATAGTGGCATTCGTGATGGGGAGAATATAGAGTATCTCTCTAGCTTT GCATGGAGAAATTGGAAGGAGGGGGTGGCAACAAATATCATAGATCCCACATTAAATAATGATTCACGAAATGAAATAATGAGATGCATCCATATTGGATTACTTTGTGTTCAAGAGAATGTAGCAAGCAGGCCAACAATGGCTTCTGTTGTAGTAATGCTTAATAGTCATTCTATCACTCTTCCAATACCTTTGGAGCCTGCATTTCATATGGATGTTCGAAACTTTCAAGATATTAAATCATGGGGTCATAGTTCAATTCAAGAATCTGTCAATGAAACTTCAATTACAGAGTTATATCCTCGCTAA